The following are encoded in a window of Brevibacillus sp. DP1.3A genomic DNA:
- a CDS encoding NAD kinase: protein MKIATVLRNDDYTREVEQALKEKLHAANSPFTFVKGPSEQPDMVLSIGGDGTLLEAVHQYGIEPSYVGIHTGHLGFYADWRPEELDEFVERLMNDEPLIAEYPTVQCRISTRDGKQYEKWALNEMVLRNANLSTLVSCVYINGDELETFRGDGLIVSSPSGSTAYNKAVDGAIVHPSIEAIQLSEIASINNQAYRTINSSLVLPKHHEVELIVMNPEIMIGLDREQAVWKDVCSIRCRVGSDKVKFARYKRLTFWGRVRNSFISG, encoded by the coding sequence ATGAAGATTGCGACTGTACTGCGAAATGACGATTATACACGAGAAGTGGAACAAGCATTAAAAGAAAAGCTGCATGCAGCCAATAGCCCGTTTACCTTTGTAAAGGGACCAAGTGAGCAACCGGATATGGTGCTGTCCATCGGGGGAGACGGGACACTTTTGGAGGCCGTCCATCAATATGGGATCGAGCCGTCTTATGTGGGGATTCATACGGGACATCTTGGCTTCTATGCGGACTGGCGTCCCGAGGAGCTGGACGAATTCGTTGAGCGTCTGATGAACGATGAGCCTCTGATTGCGGAATACCCGACGGTCCAATGCAGGATCAGTACCAGAGATGGAAAGCAGTATGAAAAGTGGGCGTTGAATGAAATGGTTTTGCGTAACGCGAATCTGTCTACCTTGGTGTCATGCGTCTATATAAATGGCGATGAGCTGGAGACGTTTCGAGGTGACGGCTTGATCGTTTCATCACCGTCAGGAAGTACAGCCTACAACAAGGCGGTGGATGGAGCGATTGTTCATCCGTCCATTGAGGCAATTCAATTGTCCGAGATTGCTTCGATCAATAACCAAGCGTATCGGACGATCAACAGCTCGCTCGTATTGCCGAAGCATCATGAAGTAGAGCTGATCGTCATGAATCCTGAGATTATGATCGGCTTGGACCGTGAGCAGGCAGTATGGAAAGATGTGTGTTCCATTCGTTGCCGAGTGGGATCTGACAAAGTGAAATTCGCTCGTTACAAGCGACTGACGTTTTGGGGGCGGGTTCGCAATTCGTTTATATCCGGATAG